From one Brachypodium distachyon strain Bd21 chromosome 4, Brachypodium_distachyon_v3.0, whole genome shotgun sequence genomic stretch:
- the LOC112268914 gene encoding uncharacterized protein LOC112268914 produces MAPPQLSSFALRSVLEKDKLNGTNFTNWYRNLRIVLRHDKKEHVIENPLPEEPADNATAAVRNAYQRSCDESIEISCLMLAYMEPELQQQFENVEAFDMIETLKGMFQTQARTERFNVWRSFLETKLKEGEPLSPHVIKLVGYTQSLEKLGFPLSQELATDTILASLPPSYAQFVQNYHMHGMEKKVTELHGMLKTAEEDIKKNTKKVLLVQGKPKFKKNSWAKKKAKKGKAKDVIPTPAPAAPKAGPDSETVCFFCKGTGHWKRNCSKYQAHVAKKGGSVTSTSGAGKD; encoded by the exons atggcaccacCTCAATTGTCCAGTTTTGCTTTGAGATCTGTTcttgagaaagataaactaaatggaactaacttcaccaactggtatcgGAACCTGAGAATCGTTCTCAGGCACgataagaaagaacatgtcatAGAGAACCCACTTCCAGAGGAGCCGGCTGATAATGCCACTGCTGCTGTTAGAAACGCCTATCAACGCTCATGTGATGAGTCGATTGAGATCAGCTGTCTGATGCTTGCCTATATGGAGCCCgaactgcagcagcagtttgagaatgttgaggctTTCGATATGATCGAGACTCTCAAAGGCATGTTTCAGACTCAGGCTAGGACCGAAAGATTTAATGTCTGGAGGTCCTTCCTGGAGACTAAGCTGAAAGAAGGCGAACCCTTGAGCCCACATGTAATCAAGTTGGTTGGTTACACGCAAAGCTTGGAGAAGCTGGGCTTTCCGCTGAGCCAAGAGTTGGCCACGGATACAATTCTGGCATCTCTTCCGCCAAGCTATGCGCAGTTCGTTCAGAACTAccatatgcatggcatggaaaagaaagtcactgaattgcatgggatgcttaaaacagcagaggaggatatcaagaaaaataccaaGAAAGTGTTGCTGGTACAGGGAAAGCcaaagttcaagaagaattcttgggctaagaagaaggcaaagaagggaaaggctaaggatgtgatcccgacccctgcccctgctgcgcctaAGGCTGGACCGGACTCAGAGACCGTATGCTTTTTCTGCAAAGGCACCGGTcattggaagaggaactgcagcaagtaccAGGCCCACGTGGCAAAGAAGGGTGGAAGTGTGACTTCTACTTCAG GGGCTGGCAAGGACTAG